The following coding sequences lie in one Palaemon carinicauda isolate YSFRI2023 chromosome 7, ASM3689809v2, whole genome shotgun sequence genomic window:
- the LOC137644267 gene encoding uncharacterized protein: MHIDCPYFTGRTEVALLDRELSCEKAEILLGNDLAEGTVLPNLIISQPGCVIENEQNQQEVLPCQATTRSAATKAAIGVPTDDDTSNSLPDLVGLHHDEFVNLQRSDDSLKGCFNKVENPSDKSHKLLLFYLENNILMSHYRSPTLTEKDSWRDCHQLVVPGSLRSSIMKLAHSAESHLGITKTYRCLLEDFYWPRMKMDVKSFVERCHVCQVTGRPNEKIPPAPLVPIVVPSTPFDKIIIDCVGPLPKTTRRNEYIQSVLCSTTRFPLAFPLKNISARNIIQQLIKVFTLFGFPRELQCDRGTNFTSTLFQSALHQFNIFNVLSSAYNPQSNGALERVHQTLKNLLRRYGMETEKEWDEDIDLLLYILRSVPNESTGVFPFEMMFGRRPRSNLSMIKEQILKGSRKENQVSLPQYLKSLEEKLLHIHAFARKNLQHAQELMKDRYDKKAKVREFKCGDKVLVYHCVPGSPLREKFMGPYKIIRRTTKTNYVIATPDRRKPTQLVHVNLIKPYHESTTGIVNHVIHDFKSAKQSLSLTPLNHRSQNEMQNEVQTPTKVGTDVSHEDDETDFSVKSTLSWKDMNNSEILKSLPRFLDCSPNQKKDLSILISKYASICSDRPGSCTKVKHDLVLEPNTNPIRQSFYRVSHRHLPILKQEVEYLLEHNLAKPSTSPWASPCILVDASNIGFGGVLLQEIASDGAVSLPLLERLLPIAYHSGFFKGSQLRWATVEK; the protein is encoded by the exons atgcatatagattgcccttactttactggaagaaccgaagtagccttactggatagagaattgTCTTGTGAGAAAGCTGAAATTctgttaggaaatgatttagctgaaggaactgtcttacctaatctcattatttctcaaccagggtgtgttatagaaaatgagcagaaccaacaggaagttctaccttgccaagccaccactcgttctgctgctactaaagctgcaattggagttcccactgatgacgacacctcaaactccttaccagacttggttggtctccatcatgatgaattcgtcaatcttcagagatcagatgatagccttaagggatgcttcaataaggttgaaaatccctcggataagagccataagttactcttattttatctagagaataatatcctcatgagtcattacaggtctcctacactgactgagaaagactcgtggcgcgactgtcatcaactggttgtacctggcagcctccgatcttcaattatgaaattagcccactctgctgagagtcatctaggcatcacgaagacatacaggtgcctcctagaagatttctactggcccagaatgaagatggacgtaaagagtttcgtagagaggtgtcatgtgtgccaagttaccggaagacctaatgaaaagataccaccagcccctctagtgcccattgtggtccctagtacaccttttgataaaataattatagattgtgttgggcctttgccaaaaactacccggcgtaatgaatatatacaaaGTGTTCTTTGCtccactactaggttccctctagcatttccacttaaaaatatctctgctagaaacattatccaacaactgataaaagtttttacattgtttggttttcctagggaacttcaatgcgatagaggtaccaactttaccagtactttgttccagagtgctctccatcaatttaatatctttaatgttctctcttcagcctatAATCCTCAAtccaatggggccttagagagagttcatcagactctaAAGAACTTGCTACGACGATATGgaatggaaacggagaaggaatgggatgaagacatcgacttacttctgtacatacttcggagcgtgccaaatgagtctacaggagtttttccattcgagatgatgtttggacgaagacccaggtcaaacctcagcatgataaaagaacagatactaaaaggttctaggaaagaaaatcaggtaagccttccccaatacttgaagtccttggaggagaagctgttgcatatccatgccttcgctcgaaagaacttgcagcatgctcaagagcttatgaaggatagatatgataagaaggcaaaggtaagagagtttaagtgtggagataaggtgctggtatatcactgcgtacctggctctccattgagagagaaattcatgggaccttataagattatcaggcggaccacaaaaacaaactatgttattgcaactcctgacagacgtaagcCAACTCAGCTTGTACACGTGAACTTAataaaaccctatcatgaatctaccacaggtatagttaatcatgtaattcatgactttaaatctgccaagcagagtttgtcactaacgcctcttaatcacaggtcacagaatgagatgcagaatgaggtgcagactcctaccaaggttggtacagacgtgagccacgaggatgacgagactgatttcagtgtgaagtcgactttgtcttggaaggacatgaacaattcggaaattctaaagtcccttccaaggttcctagactgttcaccaaatcaaaagaaagacttaagtatactcattagcaagtatgcatcaatttgttcagataggcctggaagttgcaccaaagtaaagcatgatttagtactagaacctaatacaaaccccatcagacaatctttttacagggtatctcatcgccatctgcctatcttgaaacaggaagtggaatacttgctggaacataacctcgctaagcccagtacatccccatgggcttctccatgtattctg gtagatgccagcaacatcggttttggtggtgttcttctacaggaaattgcgagtgatggtgctgtttccttgccactgttggagagactcttgcccatagcctatcattctggattcttcaaagggtcacaactcagatgggctacagtagaaaaataa